The proteins below are encoded in one region of Sulfolobus islandicus Y.N.15.51:
- a CDS encoding COG1361 S-layer family protein, translating to MIKKLIIVLLLLSLILPIIPVNSQSTVVISSWGWGTPQNPIRAHPAYNDTPFYVIASQQVGYQIVYAYLILSGTPITSEGGSSIAYGSVSSSSLTTSQITFFLNVNDNAEPGTYNVPLVVVYQNAVTGAESQIIQEITIPIYNVAFPVLDQVFWGTTQQLIFAQVGEGLLPLTLSVFNPTTEPMLNVTLNVFLPKGIFSQTGSRELTVTIPALPAGEPIFVSSIVNVSNLVKPGVYTLNYSFSFTNFLGYFYKQSSNKSINITIYPQARINIYSDPIQSTPDNITTLVLGISTNVSSFIISVKPELPSNFLPISSNFTPISLSPGEKVIYTFKIYIPQGVIPSIYPIPIEINYTALDQKLTVAYLTYANIYYNETPRIVEAIWNTTITPFPGIGTIPLTLVIYNPLPIPITGVNITYTFPNGIFPLQPFIFLPGIPQYSSIPITIPVEITPNSSVGVLNFTYKISYNQDKTVDGVNNIYVLPPAPVIIEANQTVIGNGEYALVPIKVVNLGVEYVYNVNLITLTQGLEVITSVNNTIPFVKPNSSVTFYYTLYAPQGLPPAVYPLVIKLSYTYFTNEIVRTFTIPVLVTSSQSPILISFLKTTVYYNTNNTEILAIQNLANFTIYNIRLDLNYPSQEIYLSQNQLYIPYLPSHFIYTVPLYIIPQIPQTTSIPIVVTLNYVLGQGSPQTYQYQLNLLSTGFVKMEITQVSAQIVNNTVVINGLLINTGSQNAQYVTISINNYSSIYIGNVPPNSPTPFSFTLALSPGLYKFNITANYENELYQPNMTFYTFSYVVSYPTSTNSQDKISITSILLIAVIIILIIIIIYLSLRGLRK from the coding sequence ATGATAAAGAAGTTGATAATTGTCTTATTGTTACTTTCATTAATTCTCCCTATAATTCCAGTAAACTCACAGAGTACTGTTGTAATATCCAGTTGGGGATGGGGAACACCACAAAATCCAATAAGGGCACATCCAGCTTATAATGACACGCCATTTTATGTTATAGCCTCACAGCAAGTAGGGTATCAGATTGTTTACGCATATTTGATTCTCTCTGGAACACCAATAACCTCTGAAGGAGGAAGTAGCATAGCTTATGGTTCGGTGTCCTCATCATCTTTAACAACTTCGCAAATAACGTTCTTCCTCAATGTAAATGATAATGCTGAGCCGGGGACCTATAATGTACCATTAGTAGTAGTATACCAAAACGCAGTTACTGGTGCTGAAAGTCAGATAATTCAAGAAATAACTATACCCATTTATAACGTAGCCTTTCCAGTTTTGGATCAAGTATTTTGGGGAACTACACAACAACTAATATTTGCTCAGGTAGGAGAAGGCTTATTACCTCTTACCCTTAGCGTCTTTAATCCCACAACTGAACCTATGCTAAACGTAACCTTAAACGTATTCTTACCCAAGGGAATATTTTCCCAAACTGGTAGTAGAGAGTTAACAGTTACAATTCCAGCCTTACCCGCTGGAGAACCAATATTTGTATCTTCAATAGTGAACGTGAGTAATCTTGTTAAACCGGGAGTTTATACTCTTAATTATTCTTTTTCATTTACTAACTTTCTAGGATATTTCTATAAGCAATCCTCAAACAAGAGTATAAACATAACGATATATCCTCAAGCTAGAATTAACATTTACTCTGATCCCATACAGTCAACTCCAGATAATATAACTACACTCGTACTAGGAATTTCAACTAACGTTAGTAGCTTTATAATTAGTGTAAAGCCAGAATTACCCTCAAACTTCCTACCAATCTCCTCAAACTTTACGCCTATTTCTCTATCACCGGGAGAAAAGGTAATATACACTTTCAAGATTTACATACCTCAAGGAGTAATACCCTCAATATACCCTATACCAATAGAGATTAATTACACTGCATTGGATCAGAAACTAACAGTAGCTTATCTAACATATGCCAATATCTACTATAATGAAACTCCTAGGATAGTTGAGGCAATTTGGAATACTACGATAACGCCATTTCCCGGAATAGGAACAATTCCCTTAACATTGGTAATCTATAATCCATTGCCAATACCCATAACTGGTGTCAACATTACATATACATTTCCTAATGGCATATTTCCCTTGCAACCTTTCATTTTCTTACCCGGAATTCCTCAGTACTCTTCTATACCAATAACTATTCCAGTAGAAATAACTCCAAATAGCTCAGTAGGTGTACTTAATTTCACTTACAAGATTTCCTACAATCAAGATAAAACTGTGGATGGAGTGAATAATATTTACGTTTTACCTCCTGCTCCAGTGATAATTGAGGCCAATCAAACAGTAATAGGTAATGGAGAGTATGCCTTAGTACCAATTAAGGTTGTGAACCTTGGGGTGGAGTATGTTTATAACGTAAATCTAATAACCCTCACACAAGGCTTAGAGGTAATCACATCTGTAAATAACACAATTCCCTTCGTGAAGCCCAACTCATCAGTAACATTCTACTATACACTATACGCTCCACAAGGCTTACCACCAGCTGTGTATCCGCTAGTAATTAAATTGAGTTATACTTATTTTACCAACGAAATAGTGAGGACGTTTACAATTCCAGTTCTAGTTACTTCGTCACAATCGCCAATACTTATATCCTTTCTCAAAACCACAGTTTATTATAATACAAACAACACTGAAATCCTAGCAATTCAAAACCTAGCCAACTTTACGATATATAACATAAGGCTTGACTTAAATTACCCGTCACAAGAAATTTACCTCTCACAAAATCAGCTTTACATCCCATATCTTCCTTCTCACTTCATTTACACTGTCCCATTATATATTATACCACAAATTCCTCAAACAACGTCAATACCTATCGTAGTTACTCTGAATTATGTGTTAGGCCAGGGATCTCCACAGACCTATCAATATCAATTAAACTTACTCAGTACGGGATTCGTTAAAATGGAGATAACGCAAGTTTCCGCACAAATTGTAAACAATACAGTTGTAATTAACGGGTTATTAATAAATACTGGATCACAAAACGCACAATATGTTACAATATCCATTAATAACTATTCCTCAATTTATATTGGAAACGTACCCCCAAATAGTCCAACACCGTTCTCTTTTACTTTAGCGTTATCCCCGGGTTTATATAAGTTCAATATTACTGCAAATTACGAAAATGAGTTATATCAACCTAATATGACATTTTATACATTTTCTTACGTTGTATCTTATCCAACGTCAACTAATTCTCAAGATAAAATATCAATAACCTCAATATTATTGATAGCCGTGATAATAATTCTTATAATTATTATAATCTATTTGAGTCTTAGGGGGTTACGAAAATGA
- a CDS encoding ABC transporter permease, translating to MKILDFISYALNSLKERKVRAILTILGIVVGPATIISINSMVLGYSHTIISQISNFLSPYDIIVTPTGRGLPLSQYLILQLETILGVKMVIPFYSFPALIRTPNGYEGATVFAVNINQLKIAAPAISLSSGYFPGAEVSYEASIGYQLGNPQGGYSPIRPNQVIQTIIFYNGNNFSKTFLVTGVLNEYGSFLGVDIDKSIIVPLSFGQSISSSYSGAIIIVNSLGEVNEVANEIKQKFGNSLDIVVAEEFIQLIDNTLQSLNGLLVSAGATSFIVSFMGVTTTMFTTVVERTKEIGILRAIGFTKFDVLTMFLVEASVMGFIGSIIGLALGSVVALVLTQEHFGLGFSFLKGLSVSPIYSPTFMLLVLIFSTMLSVIAALGPAYNASRLDPNKALRYE from the coding sequence ATGAAGATCCTGGATTTTATATCTTATGCTTTAAACTCACTAAAGGAAAGGAAGGTTAGAGCAATACTTACCATCCTTGGAATAGTTGTTGGACCAGCTACAATAATCTCGATAAACTCCATGGTATTAGGTTATTCACATACAATAATTTCTCAAATATCGAATTTTCTCTCACCCTATGACATTATCGTGACGCCTACTGGAAGGGGATTGCCATTATCCCAATACCTCATACTCCAATTAGAGACTATCCTTGGGGTCAAAATGGTCATTCCATTTTATTCGTTTCCGGCGTTAATTAGAACACCCAATGGCTATGAAGGAGCAACTGTATTTGCAGTAAACATAAACCAACTTAAGATAGCGGCTCCGGCTATAAGTTTATCATCAGGTTATTTTCCAGGTGCAGAGGTTAGTTATGAAGCTTCAATAGGTTATCAATTGGGAAATCCGCAAGGTGGATATAGTCCAATAAGACCAAATCAAGTGATACAAACAATTATATTTTATAATGGGAATAATTTCAGTAAGACATTTTTAGTAACTGGAGTTTTGAACGAATATGGAAGTTTTCTCGGAGTTGATATAGATAAGTCAATAATAGTGCCTTTATCTTTCGGTCAGTCAATTTCGAGTTCTTATAGTGGAGCAATAATAATAGTAAACTCTTTAGGTGAAGTGAATGAAGTTGCAAATGAAATAAAACAGAAATTTGGAAATTCCTTAGATATTGTAGTGGCTGAGGAATTTATACAGCTAATAGATAACACTTTACAATCTCTTAACGGGTTGCTAGTATCTGCAGGGGCAACATCTTTCATAGTCTCGTTTATGGGCGTAACTACAACAATGTTTACAACAGTTGTGGAAAGAACTAAGGAGATAGGAATATTAAGAGCAATAGGTTTTACAAAGTTTGATGTACTCACAATGTTTTTAGTTGAGGCCAGTGTAATGGGATTTATAGGTAGTATAATAGGGCTAGCATTAGGTTCAGTAGTAGCATTAGTATTAACACAAGAGCATTTCGGATTGGGCTTTAGTTTTCTAAAGGGTCTTTCAGTATCGCCGATTTATTCTCCTACCTTTATGTTATTAGTGCTAATATTTTCTACAATGTTAAGTGTTATAGCAGCACTAGGACCAGCTTATAACGCATCTAGGCTAGATCCAAATAAGGCTTTGAGATACGAGTAG
- a CDS encoding CBS domain-containing protein — MLKRIKDFMSTPVFQVEANTSLQEVCKLMLERGVGSVVVTEQGVPRGIFTDRDAIKAIAAGLSSSDEVRLAATMGNLIIIDEDTDVFEALKIMAANKIRHLPVKNKNGNIIGMFSITDVHKVYS, encoded by the coding sequence ATGCTTAAACGAATTAAAGATTTCATGTCAACACCAGTTTTCCAGGTTGAGGCAAATACTTCACTTCAAGAGGTCTGTAAGTTGATGCTAGAGAGAGGAGTAGGATCAGTAGTGGTAACTGAGCAAGGTGTCCCCAGGGGGATATTTACTGATAGAGATGCAATTAAGGCAATTGCAGCAGGTTTAAGTTCCAGTGATGAGGTTAGATTAGCAGCTACTATGGGGAATCTAATAATTATCGACGAGGATACCGATGTATTCGAGGCTTTAAAAATAATGGCAGCTAATAAGATTAGGCATTTACCAGTTAAGAATAAGAATGGAAATATTATAGGAATGTTCTCGATAACCGATGTTCATAAGGTTTATAGCTAG
- a CDS encoding CoA-transferase subunit beta, with amino-acid sequence MKSYSVDYIIKAISTLLEDGELVYIGLNSISSLIASFMARDLYGKKIRIIGVAEASNPSRVLLSPSTGNPFFVEAAPVIITADAFDFAQKGKLDVMFLGPAQIDEETNVNLTMIGNDYYNPKVKLPGGAATAFILPLSKKAILWNLKHSKRSLVKKVDFITGTAKFSNNKVFVVTNLGVLAYNREDRKWYLEAIYPFSSYEKVVENTDFEVKRKDSERLIDLTNEDLRFINYMDPYNLRSALETL; translated from the coding sequence ATGAAAAGTTACAGTGTAGATTACATCATTAAGGCTATTTCGACATTATTAGAAGATGGTGAATTAGTATATATTGGCTTAAATTCAATCTCATCGCTAATTGCATCTTTCATGGCCAGGGACCTTTACGGAAAAAAGATAAGAATAATAGGAGTAGCTGAAGCCTCAAATCCATCAAGAGTTTTATTGTCACCATCTACCGGAAATCCATTCTTCGTTGAAGCAGCTCCAGTTATAATTACTGCTGACGCATTTGACTTTGCACAGAAAGGTAAACTGGATGTCATGTTCTTAGGTCCAGCCCAAATAGACGAGGAAACTAATGTAAATTTAACTATGATTGGAAATGACTACTATAATCCTAAAGTTAAATTACCCGGTGGAGCAGCAACAGCGTTTATCCTACCCCTTTCTAAAAAGGCAATACTATGGAACCTAAAACACTCTAAGCGATCTCTTGTCAAAAAAGTGGACTTCATAACTGGAACAGCAAAGTTTTCAAATAATAAAGTATTCGTAGTGACAAATTTGGGAGTCTTAGCGTATAATAGAGAGGATAGAAAATGGTACTTAGAAGCGATCTATCCATTTAGCTCATATGAGAAAGTAGTAGAGAATACCGACTTTGAGGTAAAGAGAAAAGATAGTGAAAGGTTGATAGATCTGACTAATGAAGATTTGAGATTCATCAATTATATGGATCCTTATAACCTTAGAAGTGCTCTAGAAACTCTATGA
- a CDS encoding DsbA family oxidoreductase — MVVKITFFHDVLCPFCFVTSRRLRSVARKFNDEIVVKHKAFMIISSLDDLKAAAPTEEEARELFKQEFSIIKRYFPDYDPEKVIGKGKITWVWSLPPLMACKAAEYQRGDNGYWDYFDKAQERFFLEGENVNDDNVLIQIAEELGLDIEKFKEDFKSKKARMSVYEDEAEAHAMGIRGVPALLVNDYWLIRGVQDETYLESVIEDLLSNGGEPKKVKLKAYWEAT, encoded by the coding sequence ATGGTTGTAAAAATAACATTTTTCCATGATGTACTGTGTCCCTTCTGTTTTGTAACGTCTCGGAGGTTAAGGAGTGTCGCAAGGAAATTTAATGATGAGATAGTGGTTAAGCATAAGGCTTTCATGATAATATCGTCCTTGGACGATCTAAAAGCAGCTGCCCCAACGGAAGAGGAAGCTAGAGAATTATTTAAACAAGAATTTTCTATCATAAAAAGGTATTTTCCGGACTATGATCCAGAAAAAGTAATAGGTAAGGGTAAAATAACGTGGGTTTGGTCTCTTCCTCCTTTAATGGCATGTAAGGCTGCTGAGTATCAAAGGGGCGATAATGGGTATTGGGATTACTTTGATAAGGCGCAAGAGAGGTTCTTCTTGGAAGGTGAAAACGTTAATGATGATAATGTTTTGATTCAGATAGCAGAAGAGTTAGGCTTAGATATAGAGAAATTTAAGGAAGATTTTAAGTCTAAAAAGGCTAGGATGTCAGTTTATGAAGATGAAGCTGAAGCTCATGCCATGGGAATTAGGGGAGTCCCAGCGTTGTTAGTTAATGATTATTGGCTAATTAGGGGAGTTCAAGATGAGACTTATCTTGAATCGGTTATAGAGGATTTATTATCTAATGGTGGAGAACCTAAAAAAGTGAAACTAAAAGCTTATTGGGAAGCTACTTAA
- a CDS encoding transposase — protein MKPWIEYYNLPVPYDKLSSRHKTLLKMHYILITSKALSSLDLYILRVLIVMMIWQCSYRDVEAYYYTDIVVRWFLGERKSKSENHRRAKKLRGEIKKAFKEYAKELEEKLSKLENYLPSSALYGKVNKLWAIDSNIIEVPFGKRNKETLKKKLELNLRQGKFREAANLIYYYMRAKIHRRFKGEFAKKRGRSFFGFKVLYAISPTMILHAIQVEFANFPDNKVGFGMSGYKVVDRGFLGMPSTWIIGFSSFRRYVEFFGIFLKRYWRPYAINKDMVEVFVYVIGIIYNSLIYTSVLAKVPQEEFVKLSS, from the coding sequence ATGAAACCTTGGATAGAATACTACAATCTCCCGGTCCCCTATGATAAACTATCATCAAGGCATAAAACTCTTTTGAAAATGCACTACATACTAATCACCTCAAAAGCACTATCATCACTAGACCTATACATACTTAGAGTACTCATCGTCATGATGATATGGCAATGCTCCTACAGAGATGTAGAAGCATACTATTACACGGACATTGTAGTAAGATGGTTTCTAGGAGAACGCAAGTCAAAATCCGAAAACCACAGAAGGGCAAAGAAACTTAGGGGAGAAATAAAGAAAGCATTCAAGGAATACGCAAAAGAACTTGAGGAAAAGCTAAGCAAACTAGAAAACTACTTGCCAAGTAGTGCCTTATACGGCAAAGTTAACAAACTCTGGGCAATAGATTCCAACATAATCGAAGTACCCTTCGGAAAGAGAAACAAGGAGACATTAAAGAAAAAGCTAGAACTCAACTTGAGACAAGGAAAGTTTAGGGAAGCAGCAAACTTAATTTACTACTATATGAGGGCTAAGATTCATCGTAGATTTAAGGGTGAGTTTGCGAAGAAGAGGGGTAGGAGTTTCTTCGGCTTCAAGGTTTTATATGCTATTTCCCCAACCATGATTCTTCACGCAATTCAAGTTGAGTTTGCAAACTTTCCCGATAATAAGGTTGGTTTTGGTATGAGTGGTTATAAGGTTGTTGATAGGGGTTTCTTGGGAATGCCCTCAACTTGGATAATTGGTTTTTCTAGTTTTAGACGTTATGTTGAATTCTTTGGTATTTTCTTGAAGAGGTATTGGAGACCTTACGCTATTAACAAGGATATGGTTGAGGTTTTTGTTTACGTTATTGGAATAATTTACAATTCCTTGATTTACACTTCCGTGTTAGCAAAAGTTCCGCAAGAGGAATTTGTCAAACTCTCTAGTTAA
- a CDS encoding class II fumarate hydratase → MDYVLLLMKYTDTAPKLFMNTGTRFPRRIIWAMGVLKKSCAKVNADLGLLDKKIANSIIKASEDLIDGKLDDKIVLDVFQTGSGTGLNMNVNEVIAEVASSYSNLKVHPNDHVNFGQSSNDTVPTAIRIAAVAEVTNRLLPALQQIISSLNKKAEEYKDVVKAGRTHLRDALPVTLGQELSAYADAFQHEREQVMNILEYVKELPIGGTATGTGLNTHPEFQERVINEINRITGLGFKPANRFRAMRLLTDLLLLSGALRNIAVNLYRLGQDIRLMFSGPLTGLNEIDLPTQEEIAGSSIMPGKTNPVTVEATLLISAQVVGLDHANQFASMLGEFELSMGIPLVGYNIVTQVNFVSEALEKMSKLVIDGMVANVEKMKRYAESSPSLITIVSPVIGYDKASEIGKKLNKGMSIREALRELGYSDNEINKILDLSKLVKPGFTAK, encoded by the coding sequence ATGGATTACGTTCTTTTACTTATGAAATATACCGATACTGCGCCCAAGCTTTTTATGAATACCGGAACCAGGTTTCCTAGAAGAATTATTTGGGCTATGGGAGTTTTAAAGAAATCTTGCGCCAAAGTGAACGCAGATCTTGGATTATTAGACAAAAAGATTGCGAATTCAATTATTAAGGCATCTGAAGATTTAATTGATGGAAAATTAGATGATAAAATAGTACTTGATGTCTTTCAAACGGGATCTGGGACTGGACTTAATATGAACGTAAATGAGGTTATAGCAGAAGTAGCTTCTAGTTACTCTAACCTTAAAGTGCATCCAAATGATCATGTGAATTTCGGCCAGTCATCGAATGATACTGTACCTACAGCAATTAGAATCGCTGCAGTAGCTGAGGTCACGAATAGATTACTTCCTGCATTACAACAAATAATATCTTCTTTAAATAAGAAGGCGGAGGAATATAAGGATGTTGTAAAAGCAGGTAGAACCCATTTAAGAGATGCTTTGCCTGTAACTTTAGGTCAAGAACTTTCAGCATATGCTGATGCCTTCCAACATGAACGCGAGCAAGTTATGAATATTTTGGAATATGTAAAGGAGTTGCCAATTGGAGGTACTGCAACGGGTACTGGACTAAATACTCACCCTGAATTTCAAGAGAGAGTTATTAATGAAATAAACAGAATCACTGGTTTAGGATTTAAGCCAGCTAATAGGTTTAGGGCAATGAGATTACTCACGGATCTCTTACTATTAAGTGGAGCACTGAGAAATATTGCAGTAAACTTGTACAGATTAGGACAAGATATAAGGTTAATGTTTTCCGGTCCTTTAACTGGTCTTAACGAAATAGATTTACCCACACAAGAAGAGATTGCTGGTAGCTCGATAATGCCTGGTAAAACTAATCCAGTTACAGTTGAGGCTACTTTACTAATTTCAGCCCAAGTTGTGGGATTGGATCATGCAAATCAATTCGCTTCAATGTTAGGGGAATTTGAGTTATCAATGGGTATTCCATTAGTTGGTTATAATATTGTAACTCAAGTTAATTTCGTCTCTGAGGCTTTAGAGAAGATGTCAAAATTAGTAATTGATGGAATGGTAGCAAATGTGGAGAAAATGAAGAGATATGCTGAATCATCTCCTTCACTTATAACCATAGTATCTCCAGTAATAGGCTATGATAAAGCTTCTGAAATAGGAAAGAAGTTAAATAAGGGAATGTCTATACGTGAAGCTTTAAGGGAATTAGGATATAGTGATAATGAAATAAATAAAATATTAGACTTAAGTAAACTAGTTAAGCCTGGATTCACTGCCAAATAA
- a CDS encoding MarR family winged helix-turn-helix transcriptional regulator — MRKNFIVYKVKYLTVILAIKYSEVWDLITGLTRRINKETDKALEQIGLSYFEFKVMCALEEEGKVPMSRIAEKYMLTKAGLTSIIDRLEEKELVRRVRSESDRRVIYVELTEKGREKLMESRKIFLNVLSSFLSKLSEDEIKELERIFSKLFS, encoded by the coding sequence ATGAGGAAAAACTTTATTGTTTATAAAGTTAAATATCTAACTGTGATATTGGCTATAAAATACTCAGAAGTTTGGGATCTAATAACTGGATTAACTAGAAGGATAAACAAGGAGACAGATAAGGCTCTTGAGCAAATAGGACTATCATACTTTGAGTTCAAGGTAATGTGCGCGTTGGAGGAAGAAGGAAAAGTCCCAATGAGCAGAATAGCTGAGAAATATATGTTGACAAAGGCAGGGTTAACAAGCATAATTGATAGACTTGAAGAGAAAGAACTTGTTAGAAGGGTAAGAAGTGAAAGTGATAGAAGAGTAATTTATGTTGAATTGACCGAAAAGGGAAGAGAAAAATTAATGGAAAGTAGGAAGATCTTCTTAAATGTCTTATCTTCTTTTCTAAGCAAATTATCAGAAGATGAGATAAAGGAGTTAGAGAGAATCTTTAGTAAGCTTTTTTCCTAA
- a CDS encoding ABC transporter ATP-binding protein translates to MPVIRLENVTKIYEGNVKTVALRDINLSIDEGEFISILGPSGSGKSTLLSILGILDRPSQGKVYIYEMDVTKLSDNEISKIRNEYIGFVFQNFNLIQRLSVLQNVELPLVARGIPKKKREEIAINSLKLVELDGVINKRPSELSGGQQQRVAIARALAQNPKIILADEPTGNLDSINAKIVMDIFKKINEEFKTTIAVGTHDREVASFTRRKIYIRDGKIVGEER, encoded by the coding sequence ATGCCCGTAATAAGACTTGAAAATGTTACCAAGATTTATGAGGGGAATGTAAAGACTGTTGCGCTTAGAGATATAAACCTAAGTATTGATGAAGGAGAGTTTATTTCAATATTGGGACCTTCTGGTAGTGGAAAATCAACTCTCTTATCAATCTTAGGAATTTTGGATAGACCATCACAAGGGAAGGTATATATTTATGAAATGGACGTAACTAAGCTAAGCGATAACGAAATCTCAAAAATCAGAAATGAGTATATAGGCTTTGTATTTCAGAATTTTAATCTAATTCAGAGGCTTAGTGTACTACAAAACGTTGAATTACCACTAGTAGCCAGAGGAATACCAAAAAAGAAAAGGGAGGAGATAGCAATAAATTCTCTAAAACTAGTGGAATTAGACGGAGTAATAAACAAAAGACCGTCAGAACTTTCTGGGGGACAACAGCAAAGAGTAGCTATAGCTCGTGCATTAGCCCAAAATCCAAAGATCATATTAGCTGATGAACCTACTGGAAATTTAGATAGTATCAATGCAAAAATTGTAATGGACATATTCAAAAAGATTAATGAGGAGTTTAAAACTACGATAGCAGTAGGAACACATGATAGAGAAGTTGCGAGTTTTACAAGGAGAAAGATCTACATCAGAGATGGAAAGATAGTTGGTGAAGAAAGATGA
- a CDS encoding CoA transferase subunit A, whose product MESKLMRMEEAVELVKNGDSVTISGISIHRNPMAFIYALVKRGVKDLYFIDREPGFGLEVLLKYGLVRKLRIAMSTLEWFSSIPRHFRKMIEEREVEMLEDTCGAFIAGIRAGSFGIPFMPVKGIIGSDLVKMHEREGTWKVIEDPFSGEKIVLVKAINPDVAIIHVNKADEEGNAEILGPLYEDEYKAKASKKVIITAEEIVPRSYFYGRRPTINGEYVTAVVHAIKGAEPTSMFPYYDADYEKIIEFLEHF is encoded by the coding sequence ATGGAAAGTAAACTTATGAGAATGGAAGAGGCTGTGGAACTAGTGAAGAATGGAGATTCTGTGACAATAAGTGGTATAAGCATACATAGAAATCCTATGGCATTTATATATGCTTTAGTGAAGAGAGGAGTTAAAGATCTCTATTTTATAGATAGAGAGCCTGGCTTTGGTCTTGAGGTCTTGTTAAAATATGGATTGGTAAGGAAATTGAGAATAGCCATGTCTACTTTGGAATGGTTCTCAAGCATCCCAAGGCATTTTAGGAAAATGATCGAAGAAAGAGAGGTTGAAATGTTGGAAGATACTTGCGGTGCTTTCATTGCTGGGATAAGAGCGGGAAGCTTTGGTATACCATTTATGCCGGTTAAGGGAATAATAGGGTCTGATTTAGTTAAAATGCATGAAAGAGAAGGTACATGGAAAGTTATCGAGGATCCATTCAGTGGAGAGAAAATTGTGCTTGTGAAAGCTATCAACCCCGATGTTGCAATTATACATGTAAATAAGGCTGATGAAGAGGGAAATGCAGAGATTCTAGGTCCACTTTATGAAGATGAGTATAAAGCAAAAGCATCCAAAAAAGTCATAATAACTGCTGAGGAGATAGTTCCTAGATCCTACTTTTATGGTAGAAGGCCAACTATTAATGGGGAATATGTTACCGCTGTGGTTCATGCAATTAAGGGTGCAGAGCCAACTAGTATGTTCCCGTATTATGATGCAGATTATGAGAAAATCATAGAGTTTCTAGAGCACTTCTAA